A single window of Flavobacteriales bacterium DNA harbors:
- a CDS encoding acyltransferase, which translates to MSSKSTYIPGFDGIRALAVLLVVGSHAGLYELLPESFFWHERVWRLFSGESGVLLFFTLSGFLITMLLQVEKEKTGSINYGKFMIRRLLRLVPALVFFLLVVFALDKKEILLVNREAYLAAIFYYYNFLPQVHNVVELTHTWSLGVEEQFYLTWPLLVKWIPRNGLPFALLLVIVLSVVLILIFPFLQTTVGGKSMPLMEAYRPLRWLFPAASPIAFGALMAHFRRELKTLILHPLVPFLALFFWISPLYLPEEFLLLSWIIQGSAAAIMLGWIYCKPESTSVQFLEFAPMNYLGKISYGFYLWQGLFLRTGPGSELWFQQFPQNCIGALIAALISYYLIERYFLKLKDSFR; encoded by the coding sequence TTGTCGAGCAAATCTACATACATCCCCGGATTCGACGGTATTCGTGCCTTGGCCGTCTTGCTCGTGGTGGGGAGTCACGCCGGATTGTATGAGCTTTTGCCGGAATCATTTTTCTGGCACGAACGGGTGTGGCGATTGTTTTCGGGGGAATCAGGCGTATTGCTGTTTTTTACCTTGTCGGGTTTTTTAATCACCATGCTGTTGCAGGTGGAAAAGGAAAAAACAGGAAGCATCAACTATGGAAAATTCATGATCCGTAGGTTGCTTCGTTTGGTTCCGGCATTGGTGTTTTTCCTTTTGGTAGTTTTTGCTTTAGATAAAAAAGAAATTCTGCTGGTCAATCGCGAAGCCTATCTGGCGGCTATCTTTTATTATTATAATTTTTTGCCCCAGGTTCACAATGTGGTGGAGTTGACCCATACCTGGTCGCTGGGTGTTGAGGAGCAGTTTTATTTAACCTGGCCTCTTTTGGTAAAATGGATTCCGCGAAACGGATTGCCTTTTGCACTTCTGTTGGTTATCGTTCTGTCGGTGGTTCTGATTTTAATTTTCCCCTTTTTACAGACCACTGTTGGAGGAAAATCGATGCCGCTGATGGAGGCTTATCGTCCCTTGCGTTGGTTATTCCCGGCTGCTTCGCCCATTGCTTTTGGAGCACTGATGGCTCATTTTAGGCGGGAGTTAAAAACATTAATACTGCATCCGTTGGTTCCTTTTCTGGCCCTGTTTTTTTGGATATCCCCACTTTATTTGCCGGAAGAGTTTTTGCTTCTTTCATGGATAATCCAGGGAAGTGCAGCAGCGATCATGTTGGGATGGATTTATTGTAAACCGGAATCCACATCGGTGCAATTCCTGGAATTTGCGCCCATGAACTACCTTGGAAAAATATCGTACGGATTTTACCTCTGGCAGGGATTATTTCTGCGCACAGGACCGGGAAGCGAGTTATGGTTTCAACAGTTTCCTCAAAATTGCATTGGAGCATTAATTGCTGCACTGATCAGCTATTACCTTATTGAACGGTACTTTTTAAAACTAAAAGATTCTTTTCGTTGA
- the cmk gene encoding (d)CMP kinase: MKKINIAIDGYSSCGKSTLAKHLARHFNFIYVDSGAMYRAVTLFCIRNGMVKDNYVLKDQLIEILPQLSITFHFNPEIQRSETFLNGENVEGEIRGMEVSRYVSLVSLIREVRLKLVALQQEMGKNKGVVMDGRDIGTAVFPDAELKMFMTADKETRAKRRYDELRSKGVQVTMDEVMENIASRDYEDTHRKETPLVQAADARVIDNSMLSMEEQFELAKGWVQEILDQNTA; encoded by the coding sequence TTGAAAAAGATCAACATCGCGATCGACGGTTATTCTTCCTGCGGGAAAAGCACATTGGCCAAGCATCTGGCCCGGCATTTTAATTTTATTTATGTCGATTCAGGAGCCATGTACAGAGCGGTTACTTTGTTTTGTATTCGGAATGGGATGGTCAAGGATAATTATGTTCTGAAGGATCAGCTAATAGAGATCTTACCTCAATTATCCATTACCTTCCATTTTAACCCTGAAATTCAACGTTCGGAGACTTTTCTTAATGGCGAAAATGTGGAAGGCGAAATTCGTGGAATGGAGGTGTCGCGTTATGTTTCATTGGTGAGTCTAATCCGTGAAGTCCGTTTAAAGTTGGTTGCTCTACAACAAGAAATGGGAAAGAACAAAGGGGTTGTAATGGATGGACGCGATATTGGCACAGCAGTTTTTCCGGATGCTGAACTTAAAATGTTCATGACAGCAGATAAGGAGACCAGAGCCAAACGACGTTACGATGAACTCCGCTCAAAAGGGGTTCAGGTGACGATGGATGAAGTGATGGAAAATATTGCCAGCAGAGATTATGAAGACACCCATCGAAAAGAAACCCCCTTGGTACAGGCTGCTGATGCACGGGTAATCGATAATTCAATGCTCAGTATGGAGGAACAATTTGAGCTGGCAAAAGGATGGGTTCAGGAAATTTTGGATCAAAATACTGCTTGA
- the porQ gene encoding type IX secretion system protein PorQ has translation MNKVLFSILIILFPGLIHAQTGGNSTSSALNLVSSARIAASGGNMIAVKDADPSLGIYNPSLLNKGMDNTFSLSYVNYFGDINYGFLSYVKHKDSLATFAATFNYLNYGRFEERNEAGEKLGEFSAGDYVLNLSAGRQIDSSFSIGANLKTIYSSYYTYNALSMAVDVAGTYHKPGKGFTAALMMRNLGYNLKPMYTGNRESLPFEVQFAISQKLKHAPFRFHLAAENLQKWDLSYVDPTLKPSIDPTTGQEIPVKTPGFGDRLMRHMVIGTELTTKNFFIGFGYNYRRRKELKVNEKGGLAGFSFGMGMKIKKFQLSYALATYNQAGLSNHITLSFRLDDFKRN, from the coding sequence ATGAACAAGGTTTTATTTTCCATTCTCATCATCCTGTTTCCGGGGCTCATCCATGCCCAAACCGGAGGCAATAGCACATCTTCTGCACTCAATTTGGTGAGCAGTGCGCGTATTGCTGCTTCGGGTGGGAATATGATTGCTGTTAAAGATGCTGATCCATCCCTGGGGATTTACAATCCTTCTCTGCTGAATAAAGGCATGGACAATACCTTTTCCTTGTCGTATGTCAATTATTTTGGCGACATCAACTATGGTTTTCTCAGTTATGTAAAGCACAAAGATTCCTTGGCAACATTTGCTGCGACCTTTAATTATCTTAATTACGGAAGATTCGAAGAACGAAATGAAGCCGGAGAAAAACTGGGGGAATTTAGCGCCGGAGATTATGTGTTAAACCTGAGTGCGGGTCGACAAATCGATTCTTCCTTTTCAATTGGAGCGAATCTGAAAACTATTTATTCTTCTTATTACACCTATAATGCCTTATCCATGGCTGTGGATGTGGCAGGAACTTATCACAAACCCGGTAAAGGATTCACGGCTGCTTTGATGATGCGCAACCTGGGGTATAATCTAAAGCCCATGTATACCGGGAACAGAGAATCTTTACCCTTCGAAGTTCAATTTGCCATTTCTCAAAAGCTGAAACATGCACCATTTCGTTTTCATCTTGCTGCAGAAAATCTTCAGAAATGGGATTTGAGTTATGTAGATCCAACGCTAAAACCAAGTATTGATCCAACCACCGGACAGGAAATTCCTGTAAAAACACCCGGATTCGGAGATAGACTTATGCGTCACATGGTGATAGGTACCGAGCTGACGACCAAGAATTTCTTCATTGGTTTCGGATATAATTACCGCAGGAGAAAAGAGTTAAAGGTGAATGAAAAAGGAGGCTTGGCAGGATTTTCATTTGGAATGGGAATGAAAATTAAAAAGTTCCAGCTTTCCTATGCGCTGGCCACCTATAACCAGGCAGGACTTTCTAATCACATCACACTTTCTTTCCGGTTGGACGATTTTAAACGCAATTAA
- the trxB gene encoding thioredoxin-disulfide reductase, which translates to MSEQASEHVSCLIIGSGPAGYTAAIYAARAELKPVMYQGLQPGGQLTITTEVENFPGYPDGVEGPEMMIQLQKQAERFGTQVRYGMATKVDFSGPVHKVWIDETTLITADTVIVSTGASAKWLGIPSEQRLNGFGVSACAVCDGFFYRGQDVAIVGAGDTAAEEATYLAKLCTKVYMLVRKGEMRASKAMQQRVLNTPNIEVLFNTETDEILGDKAVEGVRVKNDVTGEKRDLKVTGFFVAIGHKPNTDIFKNWLDMDETGYLKVVPGTTKTNIPGVFAAGDCADKVYRQAVTAAGTGCMAALDAERYLADKGHH; encoded by the coding sequence ATGAGCGAACAAGCCAGTGAACATGTGAGCTGCCTGATCATCGGATCGGGTCCTGCGGGATATACTGCTGCAATTTATGCGGCACGTGCTGAATTAAAACCGGTAATGTATCAGGGGTTACAACCGGGTGGACAATTAACCATTACCACCGAAGTAGAAAATTTTCCGGGTTACCCCGATGGCGTTGAGGGTCCTGAAATGATGATTCAATTACAAAAACAAGCTGAACGTTTCGGTACGCAGGTTCGTTATGGGATGGCTACGAAAGTAGATTTCAGTGGACCCGTACATAAAGTTTGGATTGATGAAACCACATTGATCACCGCCGATACAGTTATTGTATCTACAGGCGCATCGGCAAAATGGCTTGGAATTCCTTCTGAGCAACGTTTAAATGGATTTGGTGTTTCTGCATGTGCCGTTTGCGACGGATTCTTTTATCGTGGTCAGGATGTAGCCATTGTAGGTGCAGGAGATACTGCAGCAGAAGAAGCTACTTACCTCGCAAAATTATGTACCAAGGTTTACATGCTGGTGCGTAAAGGTGAAATGAGAGCATCCAAGGCGATGCAACAACGGGTATTAAATACACCAAATATCGAGGTGCTTTTCAATACCGAAACAGATGAAATTTTAGGCGACAAAGCCGTTGAAGGTGTACGTGTAAAAAATGACGTAACCGGAGAAAAACGCGATTTAAAAGTGACCGGATTCTTTGTTGCGATCGGACATAAACCCAACACCGACATTTTCAAAAACTGGCTTGATATGGATGAAACCGGATATTTAAAAGTAGTTCCGGGTACCACCAAAACAAATATCCCAGGAGTTTTCGCAGCGGGCGACTGTGCCGATAAAGTGTATCGTCAAGCCGTAACTGCAGCAGGAACCGGATGTATGGCAGCTTTGGATGCTGAGCGTTATTTAGCAGATAAAGGTCACCACTAA
- a CDS encoding T9SS type A sorting domain-containing protein, whose protein sequence is MKKKNSTRSKRLLNYSLVAGAATVAGAANGQIVYTDIADATIGVGNSYNLDLDNDGNADFIITTSARSGSMSGIPYSGVGVLINTVGSNGVVSHPGTTIPANYADAMALNDLIDNAATFNTAPTSSSFGGMALGVNAVVFGNPVPFGDWLGQSNKYLGLVFDISGSNHYGWARLDVAANGTTFTIKDYAYDGTAGTGIPAGATVTGVESFDLSNQIDMFIANETLNLRNNNAELSNGRVIVLDLTGKEVASFPFTSTTATFDLSGLASGMYVVNAVFDQGRATEKLFVR, encoded by the coding sequence ATGAAAAAGAAAAATTCTACTCGTTCAAAACGTCTTCTGAATTATTCATTGGTTGCAGGAGCAGCTACAGTTGCCGGTGCAGCGAATGGACAAATTGTTTACACTGATATTGCTGATGCTACCATTGGTGTTGGAAATAGCTACAATCTTGATCTGGATAACGATGGTAATGCAGATTTCATTATCACCACTTCTGCCCGCAGCGGGTCAATGAGCGGAATTCCTTATTCCGGTGTTGGCGTATTGATCAATACTGTTGGTTCCAATGGTGTTGTATCACATCCGGGTACAACCATTCCTGCTAACTATGCCGATGCAATGGCTCTGAATGATTTAATTGATAACGCAGCTACATTCAACACAGCTCCAACTTCCTCATCTTTTGGAGGTATGGCACTTGGTGTGAATGCAGTAGTATTTGGTAACCCTGTTCCATTTGGAGATTGGTTAGGCCAAAGCAATAAATACCTTGGATTAGTATTCGACATTTCCGGTTCTAACCACTACGGTTGGGCACGTTTAGATGTTGCTGCTAACGGTACTACTTTTACCATTAAGGATTATGCTTATGATGGAACTGCAGGTACTGGTATTCCAGCTGGTGCAACAGTTACAGGAGTTGAATCATTCGATTTGAGCAATCAAATTGATATGTTCATTGCCAACGAAACGTTGAATCTTAGAAATAACAATGCAGAATTAAGCAATGGACGCGTAATCGTTCTTGACCTTACAGGTAAAGAAGTTGCTTCGTTCCCATTCACTTCTACAACGGCTACATTCGATTTAAGCGGACTCGCTTCCGGTATGTACGTGGTTAATGCTGTGTTTGATCAAGGAAGAGCAACTGAAAAATTGTTTGTTCGTTAA
- a CDS encoding alkaline phosphatase family protein, producing the protein MNSKRKLLVLGWDAADWEVIDDLLAKGEMPALKRILDKGVRGNLATMDPPISPMLWTTIATGVEPEKHGILGFAEPDPEGKGLRPLFSTSRKVKAFWNMFSQYGLKSNIVGWWPSHPAEPINGVMVSNFFQMVTHHDPSQWKIAPGTVFPDHLGDKIADLRVHPDEITPELVMPFIPELYQIPHEDEKIVWAVRKELAHAATIQAVSTWLMQHSEWDIMGVYFDFIDHMSHLAMKFRAPKLSSVPEEKFRFYSKIVDGAYRFQDMMLGRMLDLIDEQTAIMILSDHGFESGDLRPRYVPKEPSGPTKEHSPFGIYFLKGPGIPTNEKIYGASVTDITPTILHYFGLPVAKDMIGKPLLASFTEQREIKWIDSWENHQTNLDPGLHPGDLRVNAWNAQEALEQLIELGYIERPEGTTEHIIAVSKAEVDYYLAQSLSFRHRYEEAISILEKICNQFPDIHRFRTLLVQNLIHTRQWNNALLELEKLKGISDSLDIQVWYFIGKIYLSQHRGKLAYKSFYRAHEKAPKSIDILLRLGDTSLVLQEYKDAEKWYSQVVERNPKNVFGHFGMGMVMLRSGDADTAIDHFLDAIEIRNFFPQAHFQLGEALRLNGDVEDAENAYLFALKQNPEMLKARNQLIQLYRNQLKNEEKANEQLAILNAHQNREINVISGPPASGIGEIGEKLLSNGVKVLNHLPSQVDQKAELQLSLLNSSPGGDTEIHLMTMAQLMRVPENFKIRLLLSDPEEISLLNAQLVFGGKEHLASKKIFPANLSHLNRIEKDAFLQWQSQRSGLEVLKVNLLDQENDEILSQILSFFH; encoded by the coding sequence ATGAATTCTAAGCGAAAATTACTGGTTTTAGGCTGGGATGCGGCAGATTGGGAAGTGATCGATGATTTGCTCGCTAAGGGTGAAATGCCGGCTTTAAAACGTATTTTAGATAAAGGCGTAAGAGGCAATCTGGCAACGATGGATCCGCCGATTTCACCGATGTTATGGACCACCATCGCCACTGGTGTTGAACCTGAAAAACATGGAATCCTTGGCTTTGCCGAACCCGATCCGGAAGGAAAGGGCTTGCGTCCGCTTTTTTCCACATCACGTAAGGTGAAAGCATTCTGGAATATGTTTTCGCAATATGGATTAAAATCAAATATAGTAGGATGGTGGCCGAGTCATCCTGCTGAACCGATCAATGGTGTGATGGTATCCAATTTTTTCCAAATGGTTACGCATCACGATCCTTCTCAATGGAAAATCGCTCCGGGAACTGTTTTTCCGGATCACCTTGGTGATAAAATTGCAGATTTACGCGTACACCCGGATGAAATTACACCCGAATTAGTAATGCCCTTTATTCCTGAATTATATCAAATTCCGCATGAGGATGAGAAAATAGTTTGGGCAGTTCGAAAAGAATTAGCGCACGCTGCCACTATTCAGGCCGTAAGTACATGGCTCATGCAGCATAGTGAATGGGATATCATGGGTGTTTATTTCGATTTTATCGATCATATGTCGCACCTGGCAATGAAATTTCGTGCTCCAAAATTGTCGAGTGTACCGGAAGAAAAATTCAGATTCTACAGCAAAATAGTTGATGGTGCATATCGGTTTCAGGATATGATGCTGGGTCGAATGCTTGATTTGATCGATGAACAAACCGCCATCATGATTCTATCGGATCATGGATTTGAATCAGGCGATCTTCGTCCACGTTATGTCCCCAAAGAACCATCCGGACCAACAAAGGAGCATAGTCCGTTCGGAATTTATTTTCTAAAAGGACCCGGAATTCCCACCAACGAAAAAATTTACGGTGCATCAGTTACCGATATTACACCCACGATTCTGCATTATTTCGGTCTCCCTGTTGCTAAGGATATGATAGGGAAACCGCTGCTGGCTTCATTTACCGAGCAGCGCGAAATTAAATGGATCGACAGTTGGGAAAACCATCAAACAAATTTAGATCCCGGACTTCACCCCGGTGATTTAAGAGTGAATGCCTGGAATGCACAGGAGGCCTTAGAGCAGTTGATTGAATTGGGATACATTGAACGACCTGAGGGAACGACAGAACATATTATCGCCGTTTCAAAAGCTGAAGTAGATTATTATCTCGCACAAAGTTTATCCTTTCGTCATAGGTATGAAGAGGCGATTTCCATCCTTGAAAAAATATGCAACCAGTTTCCGGATATTCATCGATTCCGGACCTTGCTCGTACAAAATCTGATACATACCCGTCAGTGGAATAATGCACTGCTTGAACTGGAAAAACTAAAAGGAATTTCCGATTCGCTCGATATTCAGGTTTGGTATTTTATAGGGAAGATTTATTTGAGTCAGCACCGTGGTAAATTAGCTTACAAATCATTTTACCGGGCACACGAAAAAGCACCGAAGTCCATCGATATTTTATTGCGACTGGGTGATACTTCTCTGGTTTTACAAGAATATAAGGATGCTGAAAAATGGTATTCTCAAGTAGTGGAGCGCAATCCGAAAAACGTGTTTGGTCATTTTGGAATGGGAATGGTGATGTTACGCTCCGGCGATGCAGATACTGCCATAGATCATTTTTTAGATGCCATTGAAATCAGGAATTTTTTCCCACAGGCCCATTTTCAATTGGGAGAAGCATTGCGATTAAACGGTGATGTTGAAGATGCAGAAAATGCTTATTTGTTTGCTTTGAAACAAAATCCCGAAATGCTGAAAGCGCGGAATCAATTAATTCAATTGTATCGCAACCAATTGAAGAATGAAGAAAAAGCAAATGAACAATTAGCGATTTTAAATGCACATCAGAATAGGGAAATAAATGTTATCAGTGGACCACCTGCTTCGGGAATAGGTGAAATAGGAGAGAAGCTTCTTTCCAACGGTGTGAAGGTGCTGAATCATTTACCTTCTCAGGTTGACCAAAAAGCAGAACTTCAGTTGTCTTTGTTGAATTCATCACCCGGGGGTGACACAGAAATTCACCTGATGACCATGGCGCAATTAATGCGTGTACCGGAAAATTTCAAGATTCGTTTGTTGCTTTCAGATCCCGAAGAAATAAGTTTATTGAACGCTCAATTGGTGTTTGGCGGAAAAGAACACCTGGCTTCTAAAAAAATATTTCCGGCCAACCTATCGCACCTAAATCGAATTGAGAAGGATGCGTTCTTGCAATGGCAATCGCAACGTAGCGGACTTGAAGTGCTAAAAGTGAATCTGTTGGATCAGGAGAATGATGAAATTCTATCGCAGATCCTTTCTTTTTTCCACTAA
- a CDS encoding sulfotransferase domain-containing protein yields the protein MQNEILIVSGLPRSGTSMMMQMISKSGISILTDEIRIADHSNPKGYYEYEPVKKLAADNSWMDQAQGKCVKIIAQLIPFIKKGLKYKIIYMDRNLDEVLVSQNVMLGKKDQPVNPAIAEVFKKQVEGIMKFMNESPDVEKIIINYKETIENPEATAIKVAEFIGLPEKAKDMIDAVSGDLYRNRK from the coding sequence ATGCAAAACGAAATTCTAATTGTTTCCGGATTACCACGAAGCGGGACATCCATGATGATGCAAATGATTTCTAAATCGGGAATCAGTATTCTAACCGATGAAATCAGAATTGCCGACCATTCCAATCCGAAAGGATATTACGAATATGAACCGGTAAAAAAACTTGCTGCCGATAATTCCTGGATGGATCAGGCACAAGGGAAATGCGTAAAAATTATTGCCCAGTTAATTCCATTTATTAAAAAGGGATTGAAATATAAAATCATTTATATGGACAGAAACCTTGATGAAGTATTGGTTTCTCAAAATGTAATGCTGGGGAAAAAAGATCAACCGGTTAATCCTGCCATTGCCGAAGTGTTTAAAAAACAGGTTGAGGGGATTATGAAATTTATGAATGAATCTCCTGATGTAGAAAAAATCATCATCAATTATAAAGAAACCATCGAAAATCCCGAAGCTACAGCCATTAAAGTGGCAGAATTTATCGGATTACCCGAAAAAGCAAAAGACATGATCGATGCCGTTTCCGGCGATTTATACCGCAACAGAAAATAA
- a CDS encoding T9SS type A sorting domain-containing protein, protein MQKKSTIEKNLLKYSAVAGTVLAGAASADAQVVYYDVNPDYDLSNGTIGLDIDQDGTFDFAVVDTNLNSGAVWLAIAAPLTSSNGIAGSAPAGYNYPFKLNNGDVIDAAQTWLTSTGTLTLVVSGSTPYSSFWGDGVVDGYMGLRFVTGGNTYYGWVRMDIPAAGDHVIFKDFAFNTTANGAINAGDMGNVSVNEEIASKVSVANINNMLQVTANGVESTGNLSIISMNGQVAMTHTVNGSTSFDISTLASGIYTVSIVYPTGTFTKKIFVK, encoded by the coding sequence ATGCAAAAAAAATCTACCATTGAAAAAAATCTTTTGAAGTATTCTGCAGTTGCAGGTACTGTTCTTGCTGGTGCAGCTTCTGCTGATGCGCAAGTAGTTTATTACGATGTTAATCCGGATTACGATCTGAGCAACGGTACTATTGGTCTTGATATCGACCAAGACGGTACGTTTGACTTTGCCGTAGTTGATACCAACTTAAACAGTGGTGCGGTATGGCTTGCTATTGCAGCTCCATTAACTAGCTCTAACGGTATCGCTGGTTCTGCTCCTGCTGGATATAACTATCCTTTCAAGTTAAATAACGGTGACGTTATCGACGCTGCTCAAACTTGGTTGACTTCTACAGGTACTCTTACTTTAGTAGTTAGCGGATCTACTCCTTACAGCTCATTCTGGGGTGACGGTGTAGTTGACGGTTATATGGGTCTTCGTTTCGTAACTGGTGGTAACACTTACTACGGATGGGTTCGTATGGACATCCCTGCAGCTGGTGATCACGTAATCTTCAAAGATTTCGCTTTCAATACAACTGCTAACGGAGCAATCAATGCTGGAGATATGGGTAACGTATCTGTTAACGAGGAAATCGCTAGCAAGGTATCTGTTGCTAACATCAACAACATGCTTCAAGTAACTGCTAACGGTGTTGAATCTACCGGTAACCTCAGCATCATTTCTATGAATGGTCAGGTTGCTATGACGCACACTGTTAACGGTTCAACTTCTTTCGATATCAGCACTCTTGCTTCTGGTATCTACACTGTAAGTATCGTTTACCCAACTGGTACTTTCACTAAGAAGATCTTCGTAAAATAA